In Kitasatospora sp. NBC_00240, the following are encoded in one genomic region:
- a CDS encoding carbohydrate ABC transporter permease has translation MAVSDSPPRTDGPRPRLRTPPVAPRPRGHRGRGRGSAGRASVDVVLLVFSLLYLVPLLWMVLASVSSRSGFELTAPSPTTANFRAVLDAETTYRPMLNGLLLCGGGTLVCVLCSVLAAYPLSRMRSRLRRPFLYTVLFSTGLPITAVMIPVYSMFVQVDLIDSMLATTLFLGAAALPFGIWLMKSFMDGVPIVLEEAARIDGATSMQVLWRIVLPLMRPGVVVVTVFTFIGMWGNFFVPFVLLLSPEKLPASVSVFTFLSAHNQTQYGQLSAFSIIYSVPVLMLYLLLARRLGGGFALGGAVKG, from the coding sequence ATGGCCGTCTCCGACAGCCCCCCGCGCACGGACGGGCCCCGGCCCCGGCTCCGGACCCCGCCGGTCGCGCCCCGGCCGCGCGGGCACCGCGGCCGGGGCCGCGGCAGCGCCGGCCGCGCGTCCGTCGACGTCGTGCTGCTGGTCTTCTCGCTGCTCTACCTGGTCCCGCTGCTGTGGATGGTGCTGGCCTCCGTCAGCTCGCGCTCCGGGTTCGAGCTGACGGCGCCGTCCCCGACCACGGCCAACTTCCGTGCCGTCCTCGACGCCGAGACCACCTACCGGCCCATGCTGAACGGGCTGCTGCTGTGCGGCGGGGGCACTCTGGTGTGCGTGCTGTGCTCGGTGCTTGCCGCCTATCCGCTCTCCCGGATGCGGTCCCGACTGCGACGGCCCTTCCTCTACACCGTCCTGTTCAGCACCGGGCTGCCGATCACAGCGGTGATGATCCCGGTCTACAGCATGTTCGTACAGGTCGACCTGATCGACTCGATGCTCGCGACCACGCTCTTCCTGGGCGCCGCGGCGCTGCCGTTCGGGATCTGGCTGATGAAGAGCTTCATGGACGGTGTGCCGATCGTGCTGGAGGAGGCCGCGAGGATCGACGGGGCCACCAGCATGCAGGTGCTGTGGCGGATCGTCCTGCCGTTGATGCGGCCCGGCGTCGTCGTGGTGACGGTGTTCACCTTCATCGGGATGTGGGGCAACTTCTTCGTGCCCTTCGTCCTGCTGCTGTCGCCGGAGAAGCTGCCCGCCTCCGTCAGCGTGTTCACCTTTCTCAGTGCCCACAACCAGACCCAGTACGGGCAGCTCTCGGCCTTCTCGATCATCTACTCCGTCCCGGTGCTGATGCTCTACCTGCTGCTCGCCCGCCGGCTCGGCGGCGGCTTCGCCCTCGGCGGCGCCGTCAAGGGCTGA
- a CDS encoding carbohydrate ABC transporter permease: protein MSSVPAAPSRAPLRGLLRGLPLLPSLVLLLVFLAGPIGYCVYYAFTDLQLTGASGTNFVGLRNFTRAFDDPDFLNAVELTLVFVVGSAVIGQNSLGLALAALMEKASKPVRSITGAVVVAAWVLPEVVAGYLMYAFFYQQGSLNAILRLLHLPQQNWLYTLPILAVCIANVWRGTAFSMLVFSAALSEVPKELVEAAEMDGAGPWQRLWRVTLPVIRRAVLTNLMLVTLQTLSVFGLIYTMTRGGPGNSSQTLPVFMYQQAFQNSLIGYGTAVALVLLAVGGVFSAVYIRMLKVEED, encoded by the coding sequence GTGAGCAGCGTCCCTGCCGCGCCCTCGCGCGCCCCGCTGCGGGGCCTGCTGCGGGGCCTGCCGCTGCTGCCCTCGCTGGTGCTGCTGCTGGTGTTCCTGGCCGGTCCGATCGGGTACTGCGTCTACTACGCCTTCACCGACCTGCAGCTCACCGGGGCCTCCGGTACGAACTTCGTCGGCCTGCGGAACTTCACCCGCGCGTTCGACGATCCGGACTTCCTCAACGCGGTCGAACTGACCCTGGTGTTCGTCGTCGGTTCGGCCGTGATCGGCCAGAACAGCCTGGGGCTGGCCCTGGCCGCGCTGATGGAGAAGGCGTCCAAGCCGGTCCGGTCGATCACCGGCGCCGTCGTCGTCGCGGCCTGGGTCCTGCCCGAAGTGGTGGCCGGCTACCTCATGTACGCCTTCTTCTACCAGCAGGGATCACTCAACGCGATCCTCCGGCTGCTGCACCTGCCGCAGCAGAACTGGCTGTACACCCTGCCGATCCTGGCGGTCTGCATCGCCAACGTCTGGCGGGGCACGGCGTTCTCGATGCTGGTGTTCTCCGCGGCCCTGAGCGAGGTGCCGAAGGAGTTGGTCGAGGCGGCGGAGATGGACGGGGCGGGGCCCTGGCAGCGGCTGTGGCGGGTGACCCTGCCGGTCATCCGGCGTGCGGTGCTGACCAATCTGATGCTGGTCACCCTGCAGACGCTGTCCGTGTTCGGCCTGATCTACACCATGACCCGGGGCGGTCCCGGCAACAGCTCGCAGACGCTGCCGGTCTTCATGTACCAGCAGGCCTTCCAGAACAGCCTGATCGGCTACGGAACGGCCGTGGCACTGGTGCTGCTCGCCGTGGGCGGCGTGTTCTCCGCCGTCTACATCCGCATGCTGAAGGTGGAGGAGGACTGA
- a CDS encoding extracellular solute-binding protein codes for MRKALLGAIGVAVALVSTASGCGSGSKSGSDSGQGGSEKTIKVVYQQQLNNSNKVQANYLDPMVTAFEKANPGTTVKLIPVTAAENDYYTKIQLMMRSPATAPDLVYEDTAIINSDVAAGYLRPLDGYLGSWPDWSQYADPAKAAMKYAADGKTYGVPDNTDTRGIWYNKEIFTRAGLPVPWQPKTWDDVLAAARTIKAKAPGVTPLNLYTGIAGGEQSSMQGFEMLLYGTPAANSALYDAGQQKWVVGSQSFKDALDFVHTVYSQGLAPSAQQALGTDFASAVATQLIPQGKLAMDIDGSWMPNNWIRTGPQPWPEWESTMGMAAMPTQNGQAPGKVSMSGGWAWSIPAKAKNPDLAWKFLQSLETESASAAWNSVNATIAVRKDVAADPSYLKALPTNEFFSALVASTYYRPGLPAYTQVSSAIQKAMEAVTTGQSSVAQAAGAYDDGVSSAVGADKTVHSTP; via the coding sequence GTGCGGAAAGCACTTCTCGGTGCCATCGGCGTCGCAGTCGCCCTGGTGTCCACCGCGTCGGGCTGCGGCTCCGGGTCGAAGTCCGGCTCGGACTCCGGCCAGGGCGGCTCCGAGAAGACGATCAAGGTCGTCTACCAGCAGCAGCTGAACAACAGCAACAAGGTGCAGGCCAACTACCTGGACCCCATGGTCACCGCGTTCGAGAAGGCGAATCCGGGCACCACGGTCAAGCTCATCCCGGTCACGGCCGCCGAGAACGACTACTACACCAAGATCCAGTTGATGATGCGCTCCCCCGCGACCGCGCCCGACCTGGTCTACGAGGACACCGCGATCATCAACTCGGACGTGGCTGCCGGTTACCTCAGACCGCTGGACGGCTACCTCGGCTCATGGCCCGACTGGAGCCAGTACGCCGATCCGGCCAAGGCCGCGATGAAGTACGCCGCCGACGGCAAGACCTACGGGGTTCCCGACAACACCGACACCCGTGGCATCTGGTACAACAAGGAGATCTTCACCCGGGCCGGCCTGCCCGTGCCCTGGCAGCCGAAGACCTGGGACGACGTGCTCGCCGCGGCCAGGACGATCAAGGCCAAGGCCCCCGGGGTGACCCCGCTCAACCTCTACACCGGCATCGCCGGCGGTGAGCAGTCTTCCATGCAGGGCTTCGAGATGCTCCTGTACGGAACACCCGCCGCCAACAGCGCGCTGTACGACGCCGGGCAGCAGAAGTGGGTCGTCGGCAGCCAGAGCTTCAAGGACGCGCTCGACTTCGTGCACACCGTCTACAGCCAGGGCCTCGCCCCCTCCGCGCAGCAGGCACTGGGCACCGACTTCGCCTCCGCGGTGGCCACCCAGCTCATCCCGCAGGGCAAGCTCGCCATGGACATCGACGGCTCCTGGATGCCCAACAACTGGATCAGGACCGGCCCCCAGCCGTGGCCGGAGTGGGAGTCGACCATGGGCATGGCGGCGATGCCGACGCAGAACGGCCAGGCCCCCGGCAAGGTCAGCATGTCCGGTGGCTGGGCCTGGTCGATCCCGGCCAAGGCCAAGAATCCGGATCTGGCCTGGAAGTTCCTCCAGTCGCTGGAGACCGAGTCCGCCTCCGCCGCGTGGAACAGCGTGAACGCCACCATCGCCGTCCGCAAGGACGTGGCCGCCGACCCCTCCTACCTCAAGGCGCTGCCGACCAACGAGTTCTTCAGCGCGCTGGTCGCCTCCACCTACTACCGTCCGGGCCTCCCCGCCTACACCCAGGTGTCCAGCGCCATCCAGAAGGCCATGGAGGCGGTGACCACCGGTCAGAGTTCCGTCGCCCAGGCCGCCGGCGCCTACGACGACGGGGTCTCGTCGGCCGTCGGCGCGGACAAGACCGTGCACAGCACCCCGTGA
- a CDS encoding ROK family transcriptional regulator has product MTQGGTNLPRVGGYNQAVVLDAIRTAGPVSRVELAPLTGLTSQTVSNVVRRLLDAGLVAESGQAPSGGGKPRTLLSPRADGAYALGVQLDPDVAVVVLVNLVGEVVASRRLRLTSPSDPADVVARVAGAARRLAGGSGVDPARLLGTGIATPGPIDGPAGAVVSPPNFSGWGRVPLLQMFGVATGMPVAMDNDATAAAIGERWIGGRARTGSFLFIYLGTGVGAGIVLDNTVLHGDSGNAGEFGHMAVEPGPLVCHCGGTNCLGPYVTPAAVIADLLERHGRAAATRIGVTGAPEALHEDWKALRQAVRRDDPAAGDAIRKAARLVGQAVRGAVSLLDVSRVVLGGGALRGIESIMCEEVDTAVNRMANATRTVAVEKSVIGDAVGAVGAASLILHGNYAPGWGMLTEQSP; this is encoded by the coding sequence GTGACGCAGGGCGGAACGAATCTTCCCCGGGTCGGGGGCTACAACCAGGCTGTCGTCCTGGACGCGATCCGCACCGCGGGCCCGGTGAGCCGGGTCGAACTCGCCCCGCTCACCGGGCTGACCAGCCAGACCGTCTCGAACGTGGTCAGGCGGTTGCTGGACGCCGGACTGGTCGCCGAGTCCGGGCAGGCCCCCTCCGGCGGCGGCAAGCCGCGGACCCTGCTGTCGCCGCGCGCGGACGGCGCCTACGCACTGGGTGTGCAGCTGGACCCGGACGTCGCCGTGGTCGTGCTGGTGAACCTCGTCGGTGAGGTGGTCGCGAGCAGGAGGCTGCGCCTGACCAGCCCCAGCGACCCGGCGGACGTGGTGGCGCGGGTGGCGGGCGCGGCGCGACGGCTCGCCGGCGGATCCGGGGTCGACCCCGCCCGGCTGCTCGGCACCGGCATCGCCACCCCCGGCCCGATCGACGGCCCGGCCGGCGCCGTCGTCTCCCCGCCGAACTTCTCCGGCTGGGGCCGGGTACCGCTGCTGCAGATGTTCGGCGTGGCCACCGGCATGCCGGTGGCCATGGACAACGACGCCACGGCGGCCGCCATCGGCGAACGCTGGATCGGCGGCAGGGCCCGCACCGGCAGCTTCCTCTTCATCTACCTGGGCACCGGTGTCGGCGCCGGCATCGTCCTCGACAACACCGTCCTGCACGGGGATTCCGGCAACGCGGGCGAGTTCGGCCACATGGCCGTCGAGCCCGGTCCGCTGGTCTGCCACTGCGGTGGCACCAACTGCCTGGGGCCCTACGTCACGCCGGCCGCCGTCATCGCCGACCTCCTGGAGCGGCACGGCCGGGCCGCCGCGACACGCATCGGCGTGACCGGTGCCCCCGAGGCGCTGCACGAGGACTGGAAGGCGCTGCGCCAGGCCGTCCGCCGGGACGATCCTGCCGCCGGCGACGCGATCCGCAAGGCCGCGCGACTGGTGGGCCAGGCCGTCCGGGGCGCGGTCTCGCTGCTGGACGTGAGCCGCGTGGTGCTGGGCGGCGGGGCCCTGCGCGGCATCGAGTCCATCATGTGCGAAGAGGTCGACACGGCGGTCAACAGGATGGCGAACGCCACCCGTACCGTCGCCGTCGAGAAGAGCGTGATCGGCGACGCCGTGGGCGCGGTCGGCGCCGCGTCGCTCATCCTGCACGGCAACTACGCCCCCGGCTGGGGCATGCTCACCGAACAGTCCCCCTGA
- a CDS encoding glycoside hydrolase family 3 C-terminal domain-containing protein, whose protein sequence is MPSKRHVPRWMAVMAAVGLAVLSLPAQSPVAEAAQNPWMNTSLTPAQRADSLLAAMTQAEKLTMLHGGKSCGYVGCVDGNSRLGIPPLHLQDGPVGVGDGLSGVTQLASPVSGAATWDPSLMHKYGEVLGAEQWGKGVNVELGPTVNIVRDPRWGRAFESFGEDPYLAGRIGVADIQGIQSQGPMAQVKHYAAYNQETNRFGIEDNVVVSDRATREIYTPAFEAAVKGGVDSVMCSYNLINGPHACENGPMQNGILKGDMGFTGFITADWGATHSTVASANNGLDMEMPDSQYYGSALTTAVNNGQVSQATLNDHTRRILTSMFRQGLFDKTQNGDINAVVTTADHLNTAKQVAIQGSVLLKNANNVLPFTGSTHNVAVLGSGGGAGAMTQGGGSAGVTASGIVTPYQGLKARGGSGVNVTYAQGGARSDGALPPIDTSLLTPSSGSGHGLTADYFNNQTLAAPAVASRVEPTVDSTWNGGAPVQGTSGGSWSGRWSGKVTPPTTGTYTFSLTSDDGSRLFVNGQKIIDQWQPQASTTRTGTISLTAGQPVSIQVDYYQAGGASNLTLGWLQPGQNLHDQAITAARSADVAVVFANKFESEGSDLGDINLPADQNKLISDVAAVNPNTVVVVNSGSAVAMPWANSVRGIVEAWYPGQEYGNALASLLFGDSNFSGKLPVTFPKSLADVPANTAAQFPGQNNTVQYSEGINVGYRWYDKQNIAPAYPFGFGLSYTTFGYGNLTVGTPDSGGNVAVSFDVTNTGSKAGSEIAQVYVGQPSSSGEPPHNLRGFQRVTLNPGATQRVNLTLDARSFQFWNGSWTTAPGAQAISVGSSSRDLRLNGSVTITNTPATQTGPIKGAESGRCIDVPGASQANSTAVALWDCNNGANQSWTLTANQELKVYGTKCLDVAAGGTADGTAVQIYDCNNTPAQKWTLKADGSIVGAGSGKCLDAKARGTANSTPIQLWTCNGLPNQKWSRS, encoded by the coding sequence ATGCCGAGCAAGCGTCACGTCCCCAGGTGGATGGCGGTGATGGCCGCAGTCGGGCTCGCCGTCCTCTCCCTCCCGGCACAGAGTCCGGTCGCCGAAGCCGCCCAGAATCCCTGGATGAACACCAGCCTGACGCCGGCCCAGCGGGCCGACAGCCTGCTGGCCGCGATGACCCAGGCCGAGAAGCTGACCATGCTGCACGGAGGGAAGTCCTGTGGCTACGTCGGCTGCGTCGACGGCAACAGCCGCCTCGGGATCCCGCCGTTGCACCTGCAGGACGGGCCGGTCGGAGTGGGTGACGGCCTGAGCGGCGTCACCCAGCTGGCCTCTCCGGTGTCCGGGGCGGCGACCTGGGACCCCAGCCTCATGCACAAGTACGGCGAGGTACTCGGCGCCGAGCAGTGGGGCAAGGGCGTCAACGTCGAGCTCGGCCCGACGGTGAACATCGTGCGGGATCCGCGGTGGGGCCGTGCCTTCGAGTCCTTCGGCGAGGACCCCTACCTGGCCGGCCGGATCGGCGTCGCGGACATCCAGGGCATTCAGAGCCAGGGCCCGATGGCGCAGGTCAAGCACTATGCGGCGTACAACCAGGAGACCAACCGCTTCGGTATCGAGGACAATGTCGTCGTGTCCGACCGGGCGACCCGGGAGATCTACACCCCCGCGTTCGAGGCGGCCGTCAAGGGCGGCGTCGACTCGGTGATGTGCTCGTACAACCTGATCAACGGTCCGCATGCCTGCGAGAACGGCCCGATGCAGAACGGCATCCTCAAGGGCGACATGGGCTTCACCGGCTTCATCACCGCCGACTGGGGCGCCACCCACTCCACCGTCGCCTCGGCCAACAACGGCCTGGACATGGAGATGCCGGACAGCCAGTACTACGGCAGCGCACTCACCACCGCCGTCAACAACGGCCAGGTTTCGCAGGCCACCCTGAACGACCACACCCGGCGCATCCTCACCTCGATGTTCCGGCAGGGCCTGTTCGACAAGACCCAGAACGGCGACATCAACGCCGTCGTCACCACCGCCGACCACCTCAACACCGCGAAGCAGGTCGCGATCCAGGGCAGCGTGCTGCTGAAGAACGCGAACAACGTCCTGCCGTTCACCGGTAGCACGCACAACGTGGCCGTCCTCGGCAGCGGCGGCGGGGCCGGCGCGATGACCCAGGGCGGCGGCAGCGCCGGCGTGACGGCCTCCGGCATCGTCACCCCGTACCAGGGGCTCAAGGCCCGTGGCGGCAGCGGCGTCAACGTCACCTACGCCCAGGGCGGCGCCCGCTCCGACGGCGCGCTGCCGCCGATCGACACCAGCCTGCTCACCCCCTCCTCCGGTTCGGGGCACGGTCTCACGGCCGACTACTTCAACAACCAGACCCTCGCCGCGCCGGCGGTGGCGTCCCGGGTCGAACCCACGGTGGACTCCACCTGGAACGGCGGCGCCCCGGTCCAGGGCACCTCCGGGGGCAGCTGGTCCGGGCGCTGGAGCGGCAAGGTGACCCCGCCGACCACCGGCACCTACACCTTCTCGCTGACCAGCGACGACGGCAGCCGGCTCTTCGTGAACGGCCAGAAGATCATCGATCAGTGGCAGCCGCAGGCCTCGACCACCAGGACCGGCACCATCTCGCTGACCGCGGGCCAGCCGGTGAGCATCCAGGTGGACTACTACCAGGCCGGTGGTGCGTCCAACCTCACCCTCGGCTGGCTGCAGCCCGGCCAGAACCTGCACGACCAGGCGATCACGGCGGCCCGTAGTGCCGACGTGGCGGTGGTCTTCGCGAACAAGTTCGAGTCGGAGGGCAGCGATCTCGGTGACATCAACCTGCCCGCCGACCAGAACAAGCTGATCTCCGACGTCGCCGCGGTGAACCCGAACACCGTGGTCGTGGTGAACAGTGGATCGGCGGTGGCCATGCCGTGGGCGAACTCGGTGCGTGGCATCGTCGAGGCCTGGTACCCGGGCCAGGAGTACGGGAACGCCCTGGCATCACTGCTGTTCGGCGACTCGAACTTCTCCGGCAAGCTGCCGGTGACGTTCCCGAAGTCGCTGGCCGACGTGCCGGCGAACACCGCGGCGCAGTTCCCCGGCCAGAACAACACGGTGCAGTACTCCGAGGGGATCAATGTCGGGTACCGCTGGTACGACAAGCAGAACATCGCCCCGGCCTATCCGTTCGGCTTCGGCCTGTCGTACACCACTTTCGGGTACGGCAATCTGACGGTCGGAACCCCCGACAGCGGCGGCAACGTCGCCGTGTCGTTCGACGTGACCAACACCGGCTCGAAGGCCGGCTCCGAGATCGCCCAGGTCTACGTCGGGCAGCCCTCCAGCAGCGGCGAGCCGCCGCACAACCTGCGCGGCTTCCAGCGGGTCACCCTCAACCCCGGAGCGACCCAGCGGGTGAACCTCACCCTCGACGCGCGCAGCTTCCAGTTCTGGAACGGCTCCTGGACCACCGCGCCCGGAGCGCAGGCGATCAGCGTCGGCTCCTCCTCGCGTGACCTGCGCCTGAACGGCTCGGTGACGATCACCAACACTCCGGCCACCCAGACCGGCCCGATCAAGGGTGCCGAGTCCGGCCGCTGCATCGACGTGCCCGGCGCGAGCCAGGCCAACTCCACCGCGGTCGCGCTCTGGGACTGCAACAACGGCGCCAACCAGAGCTGGACCCTGACCGCCAACCAGGAACTGAAGGTGTACGGCACCAAGTGCCTGGACGTCGCCGCCGGCGGCACCGCCGACGGCACGGCGGTCCAGATCTACGACTGCAACAACACGCCCGCGCAGAAGTGGACACTCAAGGCCGACGGCAGCATCGTCGGCGCCGGCTCGGGCAAGTGCCTCGACGCCAAGGCCCGCGGCACCGCGAACAGCACGCCGATACAGCTGTGGACCTGCAACGGTCTGCCCAACCAGAAGTGGTCCCGCAGCTAG
- a CDS encoding ricin-type beta-trefoil lectin domain protein: MLAVGATPSQAATTTITVDGAQGGRTFDGIGAISGGGGNSRLLRDYPAAQQAQILDYLFKPGYGANLQLLKVEIGGDANSTDGSEPSIEHSRGVINCNAGYEFWLAEQAKARNPAIGLYGLAWTAPGWINGGFWSTDTVNYLISWLGCAKQHGLTISYLGGWNERGHDANWYVQLRSALDSAGYSGVKLVAADSGWDVADDMAKNKAFNDAVAIIGSHYPCGYGNDDIAKTCSTTTTARNSGKPLWASEGGSNDMDSGTPALIRAITRGYTDARMTSYFNWPLIAAIYPNLPYNTVGLATAPSPWSGNYTIGASTWATAQVTQFTRPGWKFIDSASGYLGGTESNGTYVTLKSNTGSDYSTILETTTSTGTQTANFHVQGGLSTGTVHVWATKVNSPSPATSFVHTQDITPSNGSYSLTMQPGYVYTVSTTTGQGKGTATAPAAHPLALPYTDNFDGYGNGTEATYLSDMQGSFEVQPCTGRTGKCVQQMAPVKPIEWQDDSDSYALIGDTTWSNYTVSADVLLRGAGTTELLGRANTQKRPQSHMNAYYLRIRDTGQWWIEKMYTDGSNHTLATGTTTALGTGTWHNLSLAFQGSQITAKVDGKQIGTVSDSSFQSGQAGLGIQGYRTDQFDNLSITPGSGSAGGTVTGPVTSALNAAKCLDDYTGSTTAGAVVDIWDCNGTPAQQWTVGNSAVTVNGLCLDVVGAATANGSAVDLWTCNGQGNQQWNLSNGTLVNPASGRCLDIPASNTANGTKLNIWDCNGGANQRWNVPVAS; this comes from the coding sequence ATGCTCGCGGTCGGAGCCACTCCGTCCCAGGCGGCCACGACCACGATCACTGTGGACGGCGCCCAGGGCGGCCGGACGTTCGACGGCATCGGCGCGATCAGCGGCGGCGGCGGCAACTCCCGGCTGCTGAGGGACTACCCGGCGGCCCAGCAGGCGCAGATCCTGGACTACCTGTTCAAGCCCGGGTACGGCGCGAACCTGCAGCTGCTGAAGGTGGAGATCGGCGGTGACGCCAACTCCACCGACGGGTCGGAGCCGTCGATCGAGCACAGCCGCGGGGTGATCAACTGCAACGCCGGCTACGAGTTCTGGCTGGCCGAGCAGGCCAAGGCCCGCAACCCCGCCATCGGCCTCTACGGGCTGGCGTGGACCGCGCCCGGTTGGATCAACGGCGGCTTCTGGTCCACCGACACCGTCAACTACCTGATCTCGTGGCTCGGCTGCGCCAAGCAGCACGGCCTGACCATCAGCTACCTCGGCGGCTGGAACGAGCGCGGCCACGACGCCAACTGGTACGTCCAGCTGCGTTCGGCGCTCGACAGCGCCGGGTACTCCGGTGTGAAGCTGGTCGCCGCCGACAGCGGCTGGGACGTGGCCGACGACATGGCCAAGAACAAGGCCTTCAACGATGCGGTCGCGATCATCGGCTCGCACTACCCCTGCGGGTACGGCAACGACGACATCGCCAAGACCTGCTCCACCACCACCACCGCCCGCAACAGCGGCAAGCCCCTGTGGGCCAGCGAGGGCGGCTCGAACGACATGGACAGCGGGACCCCGGCGCTGATCCGCGCCATCACCCGCGGCTACACCGACGCCAGGATGACCAGCTACTTCAACTGGCCGCTGATCGCGGCGATCTACCCGAATCTTCCCTACAACACCGTGGGTCTGGCCACCGCCCCTTCCCCCTGGTCGGGCAACTACACCATCGGCGCCAGCACCTGGGCCACCGCGCAGGTCACCCAGTTCACCCGGCCCGGCTGGAAGTTCATCGACTCGGCCTCGGGCTACCTCGGCGGCACGGAGTCCAACGGCACCTATGTGACCCTGAAGTCGAACACCGGCTCGGACTACTCCACCATCCTGGAGACCACCACCTCCACCGGGACGCAGACCGCCAACTTCCATGTCCAGGGCGGCCTGTCGACCGGCACCGTGCACGTGTGGGCCACGAAGGTGAACTCGCCGAGCCCGGCGACGTCCTTCGTCCACACGCAGGACATCACCCCGAGCAACGGTTCCTACTCGCTGACCATGCAGCCCGGGTACGTCTACACGGTCAGCACGACGACCGGCCAGGGCAAGGGCACGGCGACCGCGCCGGCCGCGCACCCGCTCGCACTGCCCTACACCGACAACTTCGACGGCTACGGCAACGGCACCGAGGCCACGTACCTGTCCGACATGCAGGGCTCCTTCGAGGTCCAGCCCTGCACCGGCCGCACCGGCAAGTGCGTCCAGCAGATGGCGCCCGTCAAGCCGATCGAGTGGCAGGACGACTCAGACTCCTACGCACTGATCGGCGACACGACCTGGTCCAACTACACCGTCAGCGCCGACGTCCTGCTGCGCGGCGCGGGCACCACCGAACTGCTCGGCCGCGCCAACACCCAGAAGCGCCCGCAGTCGCACATGAACGCCTACTACCTCCGGATCCGGGACACCGGGCAGTGGTGGATCGAGAAGATGTACACCGACGGCTCCAACCACACCCTGGCCACCGGCACCACCACCGCGCTGGGCACCGGTACCTGGCACAACCTCTCCCTCGCCTTCCAGGGCTCGCAGATCACGGCCAAGGTCGACGGCAAGCAGATCGGCACGGTCAGCGACAGCTCCTTCCAGTCCGGACAGGCCGGCCTCGGCATCCAGGGCTACCGCACCGACCAGTTCGACAACCTCTCGATCACCCCGGGTTCGGGCAGCGCGGGCGGTACCGTGACCGGGCCGGTCACCAGTGCCCTGAACGCCGCGAAGTGCCTGGACGACTACACCGGCTCCACCACCGCCGGCGCCGTCGTCGACATCTGGGACTGCAACGGCACCCCCGCCCAGCAATGGACCGTCGGCAACAGCGCCGTCACCGTCAACGGCCTCTGCCTGGACGTCGTCGGAGCGGCCACCGCCAACGGCTCGGCGGTTGATCTGTGGACCTGCAACGGGCAGGGCAACCAGCAGTGGAACCTCAGCAACGGCACCCTGGTCAACCCCGCCTCCGGCCGCTGCCTCGACATCCCCGCCTCCAACACGGCCAACGGCACCAAGCTGAACATCTGGGACTGCAACGGCGGCGCCAACCAGAGGTGGAACGTGCCCGTCGCCTCCTGA
- a CDS encoding ricin-type beta-trefoil lectin domain protein has product MTKRSTAGLLAALTVASGLAAVLPATTATAADARPAAAAPAALRVLPLGDSITWGVGSPSGNSYRGFLANQLTAEGHTLDFVGSGRNGSTADPDNEGHSGWRIDQIAAITDATVARYRPNVVLLEIGTNDLGQNYQVPTATDRLSALIDQITRGAPDATVLVGSVIVSTSGTEEANRPAFNQKLPGIVQAKQSAGKHVRLVDMGALTAADLSDSLHPNDNGFQKMATAFNSGIQAADAAGWVKAPVALGGQVQSGIAGKCMDVNAGSTANGTAVQIWSCNGTQAQWWNAYGDGTLRSTGKCLDASANGTANGTPVEIWDCNGGANQVWQAHNGGYRNPVSGRCLDDPAASTTNGTRLVLWDCNGGANQRWTALQPG; this is encoded by the coding sequence ATGACCAAGCGATCCACCGCAGGCCTGCTCGCCGCGCTGACCGTCGCCTCCGGCCTCGCCGCCGTGCTGCCGGCCACGACCGCCACGGCCGCGGACGCCCGGCCCGCTGCCGCCGCACCCGCGGCGCTACGGGTGCTGCCCCTGGGGGACTCCATCACCTGGGGCGTCGGAAGCCCCAGCGGCAACAGCTACCGGGGCTTTCTCGCCAACCAGCTGACCGCGGAGGGCCACACGCTGGACTTCGTGGGATCCGGCCGCAACGGATCGACGGCCGATCCGGACAACGAGGGCCACTCGGGCTGGCGGATAGACCAGATCGCCGCCATCACCGACGCCACCGTGGCCCGCTACCGGCCCAACGTGGTGCTGCTGGAGATCGGCACCAACGACCTGGGCCAGAACTACCAGGTGCCCACGGCCACCGACCGCCTCAGTGCCCTGATCGACCAGATCACCCGGGGCGCCCCGGACGCCACTGTCCTGGTCGGCTCCGTGATCGTCTCCACCAGCGGGACCGAGGAGGCGAACCGGCCCGCCTTCAACCAGAAGCTGCCCGGCATCGTCCAGGCGAAGCAGTCCGCCGGCAAGCACGTCCGTCTCGTCGACATGGGAGCCCTGACCGCCGCCGACCTGTCGGATTCCCTGCACCCGAACGACAACGGCTTCCAGAAGATGGCCACCGCCTTCAACTCCGGCATCCAGGCCGCCGACGCCGCCGGCTGGGTCAAGGCGCCCGTCGCCCTCGGCGGCCAGGTGCAGTCCGGCATCGCCGGCAAGTGCATGGATGTCAACGCCGGCAGCACCGCCAACGGCACCGCCGTGCAGATCTGGTCCTGCAACGGCACCCAGGCGCAGTGGTGGAACGCCTACGGCGACGGCACCCTGCGGTCGACGGGCAAGTGCCTGGACGCGAGCGCCAACGGCACCGCCAACGGCACCCCGGTCGAGATCTGGGACTGCAACGGCGGCGCCAACCAGGTCTGGCAGGCGCACAACGGGGGGTACCGCAACCCGGTGTCCGGGCGCTGCCTCGACGACCCTGCCGCCTCGACCACCAACGGCACGCGACTGGTGCTGTGGGACTGCAACGGCGGTGCCAACCAGCGCTGGACGGCACTCCAGCCCGGCTGA